Within Leptospira limi, the genomic segment AAGAACGAACCTTGATGGCAATTTGGTTTACTGCACCTTTCATCTTAAAAAACTCTTGGGCTTGCGGGAGAGACAAAAAGACAAACTTCGAATCGTAATTATAATAGCCGGTTTTAAAGAGACCTACCAATCGAAAGGATTGTACGTTTACCTGCACACCTCGTTCGACTGTGAACCTGCCACCAGGAACAGCCATGGTGATCTCACGTCCAATCCCATACCCATAAATCGCACTCATTTCCTTTCCAACCACGACCATTTTTTTGGTATTGATCGCAGGAATTTCATCACGGTTGTACTGCAAAATACGTGGGAAGTTCGGAAGTCCATTTTCCACCAATTTTTCAATCGAGTCAATGGGAACCGCACGGATCATGATCGGGTTAAAATTATTATTACTTTGGATGAGGCCGTGGCTTGTGATATTCCCTTCGACAGAAACAAAGGATTCTGCTAGTTTTGGATCGGATTTGAGATGATTGATGACAGTCTCATAATCATAAATAGCCCCTGATCCGTAGGAATTTTCGATGGTAATGTGTGGACCACCTTGCCAAAGGGATTCCTTCACTTGTTTTTGGAATCCATTAAAAATGGAAAGAACCACAACAAGGAGCCCCACTCCTACTGCCATCACGATGAACGATAGTCTGGATTTAATGGAGAGGAATCCCAAAACGCGGGACCCTCGGATGTAACGAATAGTGATTAAAGAGACGATTCCCATGATGACCTAATCTTTTTGACAGCTTTCTTCGAAAGATGGATACTGTCAAAAAAGAACCTTATGCCTGAAACACCAAACTATTATTCTGTCAAAGTCAATCTTCGAGACGAAGCCAATATGGTGTACACCATGGTTTCTGCCATCATTGACCCGGTTGAAATCAAATCGGTGAAATTTGAGGGTGTTTCTTGTACAAGTCCCCTCTCACTTCTGCCCGTTCGGTCCACATTCCAAGACTTTTATAACCGAATGCAAAGGGTGATCTATAAGGGAGAACAACAAAAAAACATTACAAAGTCCTTACAGGAACTCATCAAAACCAAGTTTGGTTCTGAAAGTTTTTTAGAAGAGATCCTCCACTACATGGATCACAATCTTACGGACCGATTGGACTTTGTTTTCAGTGAAATTCACAAACGTACAGCGGGAAATTCAGAACCAAAAGTAGAAATCCATT encodes:
- a CDS encoding ABC transporter permease translates to MGIVSLITIRYIRGSRVLGFLSIKSRLSFIVMAVGVGLLVVVLSIFNGFQKQVKESLWQGGPHITIENSYGSGAIYDYETVINHLKSDPKLAESFVSVEGNITSHGLIQSNNNFNPIMIRAVPIDSIEKLVENGLPNFPRILQYNRDEIPAINTKKMVVVGKEMSAIYGYGIGREITMAVPGGRFTVERGVQVNVQSFRLVGLFKTGYYNYDSKFVFLSLPQAQEFFKMKGAVNQIAIKVRSLDDLKLTKHRILSRLNEENWNQKIQDDTSWSVRTIAEEQENFLAALRLEKTIISIIVFLFIVLAALGMVATVHSLIRAKRRSIGTLKALGLASNDILLIFTLNAMIVGILSSLVGGMTGIFIATKLEVIINAISEIINGVGSLLNPGDWDPVELVPKDIYYFDHIPVDIDISFIFMVTTAATILSGLAGYFPARMAANLNPVDTIRND